A window of Thermodesulfovibrio thiophilus DSM 17215 contains these coding sequences:
- a CDS encoding penicillin-binding protein 1A: protein MKIKIIHILLFSSLFFIGVIGGYIYWLFSDLPDIKALEGYRPSESSIVYSSDGQVLTEFFYERRTFVPYYEIPDIIKQAFIAAEDVRFYKHPGVDVIGILRALYRDIKSRSIVEGGSTITQQLAKMLFLNPERSITRKLKEALLSMQIEKKYTKDEILGLYLNQAYFGNRAYGIAAAAETYFGKSFKELKISEIALLASLPKAPSAYNPFKKPDIVLKRRNIILRKMLEEGFITKEQYNESLKEPLPEHPHWRKFEAPYFVEVLRQELESKYGDRLYKDGLRIYATIDYNLQKKAEEAVTKGLAEIHKRTKPQVQAALIAMELKTGYVKALVGGNDFWETQYNRVFSLRQPGSAFKPFVYAVALMEGYSPDDLILDTPVSFPGATANKIWSPRNYNNEYYGEVSLRTAIARSLNAATVRLASQVGIKKVVEFAEQCGLSTKIYPYLSTALGASDIKPIELTQSYSVFATGKKIKPIFYEKIIDHNGVVIEENKPEAETILSEEIVESMRELLREVVLSGTAQRAKELDREIYGKTGTTNDFSDAWFVGFDNDLLVSVWVGRDNHKPIGPKEAGSRTALPIWIDFMKDVYPPEVLK from the coding sequence ATGAAAATAAAAATAATTCACATTTTATTATTTAGTTCTCTTTTTTTTATCGGTGTTATTGGTGGTTATATATACTGGCTTTTTTCAGATCTGCCCGATATAAAAGCATTGGAGGGATACAGACCAAGTGAATCTTCCATTGTATATTCATCTGATGGTCAGGTTCTTACAGAGTTTTTCTATGAAAGAAGAACATTTGTTCCCTATTATGAAATACCTGATATTATTAAACAAGCATTTATTGCTGCAGAGGATGTGAGATTTTACAAACATCCTGGCGTTGATGTTATTGGAATCTTGCGTGCCCTTTATAGAGATATAAAATCACGAAGCATTGTCGAAGGTGGAAGCACAATTACACAGCAGCTTGCAAAAATGCTTTTCCTTAATCCTGAACGAAGCATAACGAGAAAATTAAAAGAAGCATTGCTTTCAATGCAGATTGAGAAAAAGTATACAAAGGATGAAATACTCGGACTTTATCTGAATCAGGCTTACTTTGGTAACAGAGCATATGGAATAGCAGCTGCTGCTGAAACTTATTTCGGAAAATCCTTTAAAGAGCTTAAAATATCAGAAATTGCCCTTCTTGCATCCCTGCCAAAAGCTCCATCAGCTTATAATCCTTTTAAAAAACCTGATATAGTATTAAAACGAAGAAACATAATTTTACGAAAAATGCTTGAAGAGGGATTTATTACAAAGGAACAATACAATGAATCACTGAAAGAACCTCTGCCAGAACATCCTCACTGGAGAAAGTTCGAAGCTCCATATTTTGTTGAGGTGTTGAGGCAGGAACTTGAATCAAAATATGGAGACAGGCTTTACAAAGATGGATTAAGAATTTATGCAACAATTGATTATAACCTTCAAAAGAAAGCAGAGGAAGCTGTAACCAAAGGACTTGCTGAAATTCATAAAAGGACAAAACCTCAGGTTCAGGCAGCGTTAATTGCAATGGAACTTAAAACCGGTTATGTGAAAGCCCTTGTTGGAGGGAATGACTTCTGGGAAACTCAGTATAACAGAGTTTTTTCTCTGCGTCAGCCTGGTAGTGCTTTTAAGCCTTTTGTTTACGCTGTTGCTCTTATGGAGGGCTACAGCCCTGATGATTTAATTCTTGATACACCTGTGTCTTTTCCAGGGGCCACAGCTAATAAAATATGGAGTCCTAGAAACTATAATAACGAATACTATGGAGAAGTTTCACTTCGCACAGCAATTGCTCGTTCTCTGAATGCTGCAACTGTGAGACTTGCCTCTCAGGTGGGAATAAAAAAAGTGGTTGAATTTGCTGAACAATGCGGACTCAGCACAAAAATTTACCCATATCTTTCAACTGCGCTCGGAGCTTCTGATATAAAACCAATAGAACTCACCCAGTCTTATTCAGTTTTTGCAACAGGAAAAAAAATAAAACCAATTTTTTATGAAAAAATTATAGATCACAATGGTGTTGTAATCGAAGAAAACAAGCCAGAAGCTGAAACTATTCTGTCTGAAGAAATTGTTGAATCAATGCGTGAATTATTAAGGGAAGTTGTTTTATCAGGAACAGCACAAAGGGCAAAAGAACTGGATAGAGAAATCTATGGAAAAACAGGAACAACCAATGATTTTTCAGATGCATGGTTTGTTGGTTTTGACAATGACTTACTTGTGAGTGTATGGGTTGGAAGAGATAATCATAAACCAATTGGTCCAAAAGAAGCTGGATCACGGACTGCACTTCCCATATGGATTGATTTTATGAAAGACGTGTATCCTCCTGAAGTTCTGAAGTAG
- a CDS encoding M67 family metallopeptidase, whose protein sequence is MKIKKETYNEMIEHCRNCLPYEACGILAGKDNLASIIYKIKNVEISSISYFMEPTEQLKAMKDIRNKGMDMMAIFHSHPYGYAYPSHKDIELVFYDVYYLIVAFEPEFEVKCFKIENRNINEKKLIIK, encoded by the coding sequence ATGAAGATTAAAAAAGAAACCTATAATGAAATGATAGAGCATTGCAGAAATTGTTTACCATATGAGGCATGTGGAATTCTTGCGGGCAAGGACAATCTGGCCAGTATTATTTATAAGATAAAAAATGTTGAAATCTCGTCCATCAGTTACTTTATGGAACCAACTGAACAACTTAAGGCAATGAAAGATATAAGAAATAAGGGAATGGACATGATGGCTATATTTCACAGTCATCCTTATGGTTATGCCTATCCATCTCACAAGGACATAGAGCTTGTTTTTTATGATGTTTACTATTTGATAGTTGCTTTTGAACCAGAGTTTGAAGTGAAATGTTTTAAGATAGAAAATAGAAATATTAACGAAAAAAAGTTAATTATCAAGTGA
- a CDS encoding HesA/MoeB/ThiF family protein, translating into MRYQRHIILPQIGLEGQEKLKNSKVLIVGAGGLGSAVSYYLTASGVGHIGIVDPDTVEISNLQRQILHNEERIGMPKAISAMISLKKLNSEVEVLPYPDEINYKNAPDIIKLYDLVVACPDNFSTRLILNDICLKLLKPLVMGAVAKFEGHVFDIIPPYGPCYRCIFNEAKDDIGQEGILSPVAGVIGALQAVESIKLLLKIGKPIHERMIIYDALKGFFREVKFVKNPACEICQKNED; encoded by the coding sequence TTGAGATATCAAAGACATATTATACTTCCTCAGATTGGTCTTGAAGGTCAGGAAAAATTAAAAAATTCAAAGGTTTTAATTGTAGGTGCAGGCGGTCTTGGAAGTGCTGTTTCTTATTATCTTACAGCGTCAGGGGTTGGCCACATTGGTATAGTTGATCCTGACACAGTTGAAATAAGTAATCTTCAAAGACAAATTCTTCATAATGAAGAGCGGATTGGAATGCCAAAGGCTATATCAGCCATGATAAGCCTTAAAAAACTTAACAGTGAAGTGGAAGTACTTCCATATCCAGATGAGATTAATTATAAAAATGCTCCAGATATAATCAAATTATATGACCTTGTTGTTGCCTGCCCTGATAATTTCAGTACCAGACTTATCTTAAATGACATCTGTTTAAAACTGCTTAAACCATTGGTGATGGGAGCTGTCGCAAAATTCGAAGGACATGTTTTTGATATAATACCCCCCTATGGCCCATGCTATAGATGCATATTTAATGAGGCAAAAGATGATATAGGGCAGGAGGGTATTCTATCTCCTGTTGCCGGTGTAATCGGAGCTCTTCAGGCTGTTGAGTCAATCAAGCTCTTGCTTAAAATAGGTAAGCCAATTCATGAAAGAATGATCATTTATGATGCTTTAAAGGGATTTTTCAGGGAAGTGAAATTTGTAAAAAATCCAGCCTGTGAAATATGTCAAAAAAATGAAGATTAA
- a CDS encoding homoserine dehydrogenase, protein MKQVRIGIIGFGTVGTGTIKILLNQRELIKKRTGIDLILKKVADKDIEKPREITLSKEILTTDAMELIKNPEIDIVVELIGGIHPAKDFIIEAFRNGKHVVTANKALLAEEGNDIFLEARQKGVKLGFEASVGGGIPIIKVMREGLVANKMLAIYGIINGTTNYIFTKMTDEKIDFQDALRQAQDLGYAEADPTLDIEGIDSAHKLTILASLAYGIPLSFNKVYCEGITKITAQDIAFAGEFGYKIKLLAITKILDGEIELRVHPTMIPDNYLISKVDGVFNAIYVEGDSVGPTLYYGRGAGSMPTGSAVVADIVDIAKGSETLPFDFSEKYNIKPVQEIESRYYFRFTALDSPGVLSKISGVFGRHNISIASVIQKGRSKAGAVPLVILTHKARENDVLDAVDKIDKLPVVAGKSVFIRVEGEEY, encoded by the coding sequence ATGAAACAGGTCAGAATTGGAATAATTGGATTTGGAACAGTTGGAACAGGAACAATAAAAATCCTTCTCAATCAGAGAGAGCTTATAAAAAAAAGAACAGGTATAGACCTGATTTTAAAAAAAGTTGCTGATAAAGACATTGAAAAACCAAGAGAGATAACTCTTTCAAAAGAAATTCTAACAACAGACGCAATGGAACTTATTAAAAATCCTGAGATCGATATAGTTGTCGAGCTTATTGGAGGAATTCATCCGGCAAAAGATTTTATCATTGAAGCATTCAGAAATGGCAAACATGTTGTTACAGCTAACAAGGCGCTTTTAGCGGAGGAAGGTAATGATATATTTCTGGAAGCCAGACAGAAAGGTGTCAAGCTTGGCTTTGAAGCTTCTGTAGGTGGAGGAATACCAATAATTAAAGTGATGAGAGAAGGTCTTGTTGCAAATAAAATGCTTGCAATTTATGGAATAATAAATGGCACAACAAACTATATTTTTACAAAAATGACCGATGAAAAAATAGATTTTCAGGATGCTCTCAGACAGGCTCAGGATCTTGGGTATGCAGAAGCTGATCCAACGCTTGATATTGAAGGGATAGACTCAGCTCATAAGCTTACAATTTTAGCCTCCCTTGCCTATGGAATTCCATTGAGTTTCAATAAAGTCTATTGCGAGGGTATAACTAAAATAACTGCTCAGGATATAGCCTTTGCAGGAGAGTTTGGTTACAAAATCAAGCTTCTTGCAATAACCAAAATTCTCGATGGAGAGATTGAACTCAGAGTTCATCCAACAATGATTCCAGATAACTATTTAATCTCAAAAGTTGATGGCGTTTTCAATGCCATATATGTTGAAGGTGATAGTGTTGGACCAACTCTTTACTATGGAAGAGGAGCTGGCAGTATGCCAACAGGTTCAGCGGTTGTGGCAGATATAGTTGATATTGCAAAGGGTTCTGAAACTTTACCTTTTGATTTTTCAGAGAAGTATAATATTAAACCAGTTCAAGAAATCGAAAGCAGATATTATTTCAGGTTTACAGCTCTTGACAGTCCTGGAGTGCTTTCAAAAATTTCAGGAGTTTTTGGACGACACAATATAAGTATTGCATCAGTTATTCAAAAAGGGCGGTCAAAAGCTGGTGCTGTTCCTCTTGTGATTTTAACTCATAAAGCCAGAGAAAATGATGTGCTGGATGCAGTTGATAAAATAGACAAATTACCTGTTGTTGCAGGGAAAAGTGTATTTATAAGAGTTGAGGGAGAGGAATACTAA
- the alaC gene encoding alanine transaminase, with protein MFDFPRIKRLPPYVFAVVNQLKMELRRKGEDIIDLGMGNPDLATPKHIVDKLCEAAKLAKNHRYSASRGITQLRCAISEWYKRRFDVDIDPETEAVVTIGSKEGLSHLLLAAIQPGDVVLTPSPAYPIHPYGAIIAGGDIRTFNICPCTDFFYELEQVYKNSWPRPKILIINFPHNPTTAVVENLDFFRKVVDFAKENNIMVIHDLAYADLVFDDYKAPSFLQVPGAKDVGVEFFSMTKSYSMAGWRVGFCVGNKEIVGALTKIKSYLDYGMFQPIQIASIVALRGPQDCVEEMRKTYERRRDVLIRGLNQAGWKIEPPKATMFVWAEIPEPFKKMGSLEFSKFLINEAKVAVSPGIGFGEGGEGFVRIALVENEHRIRQAVKGIKKALNLVPSVKKIRKVS; from the coding sequence ATGTTTGATTTTCCAAGAATAAAAAGACTGCCTCCCTATGTATTTGCTGTTGTGAATCAACTGAAAATGGAGTTAAGACGAAAAGGTGAAGATATTATAGATCTCGGCATGGGGAATCCTGATTTAGCTACACCAAAACATATAGTTGATAAACTCTGCGAGGCGGCAAAACTTGCAAAAAATCACAGATACTCAGCCAGCAGAGGGATTACTCAACTAAGATGTGCAATTTCTGAGTGGTATAAGAGAAGATTTGATGTCGACATAGACCCTGAAACTGAAGCTGTTGTTACAATCGGTTCTAAAGAGGGATTGAGTCATTTATTGCTTGCGGCAATACAACCAGGTGATGTTGTGCTTACTCCCTCTCCTGCATATCCAATTCACCCCTATGGTGCAATTATTGCGGGCGGAGATATTAGAACATTTAATATATGCCCGTGTACGGACTTTTTTTATGAGTTGGAACAGGTATATAAAAACTCATGGCCCAGACCAAAAATTTTAATAATTAACTTTCCACACAATCCGACAACAGCGGTAGTTGAAAATCTTGACTTCTTTAGAAAAGTTGTTGATTTTGCAAAGGAAAACAATATTATGGTTATTCATGACCTTGCATATGCTGATCTTGTTTTTGATGATTACAAAGCGCCAAGCTTTCTACAGGTTCCAGGAGCAAAGGATGTTGGAGTTGAGTTTTTCTCCATGACAAAGAGCTACTCAATGGCTGGCTGGAGAGTCGGCTTCTGCGTTGGAAATAAAGAGATTGTTGGAGCGCTAACAAAGATAAAAAGCTATCTTGATTATGGCATGTTTCAACCAATTCAGATTGCATCAATTGTTGCATTGAGAGGTCCTCAGGATTGTGTTGAAGAAATGAGAAAAACCTATGAACGAAGAAGAGATGTGCTCATCAGAGGACTTAATCAGGCTGGTTGGAAGATTGAACCCCCAAAAGCAACTATGTTTGTATGGGCAGAGATTCCAGAACCATTTAAAAAAATGGGATCACTTGAATTTTCAAAGTTTTTGATAAATGAAGCAAAGGTTGCGGTTTCTCCTGGAATTGGATTTGGCGAAGGTGGAGAAGGCTTTGTAAGAATTGCTCTTGTTGAAAATGAGCATAGAATCAGACAGGCAGTTAAGGGAATTAAAAAAGCACTAAATCTTGTACCTTCAGTAAAAAAAATAAGAAAAGTTAGTTAA
- the lipA gene encoding lipoyl synthase, with protein MPLPEWVKTQLKGIKTTQKYFKHRNINTVCETLRCPNRTVCYKEPAATFMILGNICTRGCSFCNAEKGNPAFPDNKEPEKIAHAVNDLLLKYVVITSPTRDDLVDGGAEHFASTIMEIKKLNDNVLIEVLVPDFQGNKSSIEKVVNSCISVFAHNIETVRKLYGYVRKADYCRSLKVLESAKKINSEIITKSGFMLGLGETIEEVLQTLQDLNNAGCDIVTIGQYLQPSKRALPVVEYIKLEVFEEIAEFAFKTGFKIVLSGPLVRSSTRAYEIYSALKDGKYGKF; from the coding sequence ATGCCTCTTCCAGAATGGGTAAAAACCCAATTAAAAGGAATAAAAACAACCCAAAAATATTTTAAACATCGCAATATTAATACTGTATGTGAAACATTAAGATGCCCAAACAGAACTGTCTGTTATAAGGAACCAGCAGCAACATTTATGATTCTTGGGAATATCTGTACGAGAGGATGCAGTTTTTGCAACGCAGAAAAAGGCAATCCTGCTTTTCCAGATAATAAAGAGCCTGAAAAAATTGCTCATGCAGTAAATGATCTTTTATTAAAATATGTTGTCATAACATCTCCTACAAGAGACGACCTTGTTGATGGAGGTGCAGAACATTTTGCAAGCACAATAATGGAAATTAAAAAGCTCAATGATAATGTTCTGATTGAGGTTCTTGTACCAGATTTTCAAGGAAATAAAAGTTCTATTGAAAAAGTTGTTAATTCATGCATATCTGTTTTCGCTCATAATATAGAAACAGTACGGAAGCTTTACGGCTATGTAAGGAAAGCTGATTACTGTCGTTCATTAAAAGTTCTTGAATCTGCAAAAAAGATTAATTCTGAAATTATTACCAAATCAGGATTTATGTTAGGACTTGGAGAAACTATTGAAGAAGTACTACAGACTTTGCAGGATTTAAATAATGCTGGATGCGATATAGTTACAATAGGACAGTATCTGCAACCATCAAAAAGAGCATTACCTGTGGTAGAATATATAAAGTTAGAAGTATTTGAAGAGATTGCAGAGTTTGCTTTTAAAACAGGATTTAAAATAGTGTTGAGTGGACCTCTTGTTAGAAGCTCTACAAGAGCATATGAAATATATTCAGCGCTGAAAGATGGAAAATATGGAAAATTTTGA
- a CDS encoding cold-shock protein — translation MTFEGRVKWFNESKGFGFIQQDGGQDVFVHYTSIKSDGFKTLKQGDRVKFDVVEGDRGPKAVNVEKI, via the coding sequence ATGACTTTTGAAGGACGTGTTAAGTGGTTTAATGAGTCGAAGGGATTTGGGTTTATTCAGCAGGATGGCGGACAGGATGTCTTTGTCCATTACACTTCAATTAAAAGTGATGGATTTAAGACTCTAAAACAAGGCGACAGAGTTAAATTTGACGTTGTTGAGGGAGACCGCGGACCTAAAGCAGTTAATGTAGAAAAAATCTGA
- a CDS encoding ArsR/SmtB family transcription factor, producing MEKLAKIFKALSDETRLKVIKLLEKGELCVCEIVAALNMIQPKVSFHLSVLKDAGLVKMRREGKWIIYSLDDADLFKRFLIFSVLEKIPDEKIINELRNLNRFKENEDPRLLFKLQKDKNI from the coding sequence ATGGAAAAATTGGCAAAAATTTTTAAGGCATTATCTGATGAAACCCGTCTTAAAGTTATTAAGCTCCTTGAAAAGGGCGAACTTTGTGTATGTGAGATTGTGGCAGCTTTAAATATGATACAGCCGAAGGTTTCTTTTCATCTTTCAGTGCTTAAAGATGCCGGACTTGTAAAAATGAGAAGAGAAGGGAAATGGATCATTTATAGCCTTGATGACGCGGATTTATTCAAGAGATTTTTGATTTTTTCAGTTTTAGAAAAAATTCCTGATGAAAAAATTATCAATGAACTTAGGAATTTAAACAGATTCAAGGAAAATGAGGACCCTCGTTTACTGTTTAAACTCCAAAAAGATAAAAATATATAA
- the rfaD gene encoding ADP-glyceromanno-heptose 6-epimerase encodes MSYIVVTGGAGFIGANVIKRLNERGEEKIIVVDNLNSSEKWKNLVELSFEDYVHKTKFIEMIKNETFTRAFRAIMHLGARSSTTEKNVEFLMENNYNYTKELAKYCLANNVRFIYASSAATYGDGSRGFSDEHALIPLLRPLNAYGYSKQIFDLWALKNGFLDKIVGLKYFNVYGPGEWHKGEMRSMVLKAYEQIKKDKKIKLFKSYNTLYKDGEQLRDFIYVKDAVEMTIFFLEKTELNGIFNVGTGIARSWNDLANAVFSALRMQPEIEYIDMPEEIKNKYQYFTKAEMTKLKSAGYNNPTFSLEDAVRDYILNYLEKC; translated from the coding sequence TTGAGCTATATAGTTGTTACAGGTGGAGCTGGGTTTATCGGGGCGAATGTTATAAAAAGGCTCAATGAACGTGGAGAAGAAAAAATTATTGTGGTTGATAATTTAAATTCATCTGAAAAATGGAAAAACTTAGTCGAACTTTCCTTTGAAGATTACGTTCACAAAACTAAATTTATTGAAATGATAAAAAATGAAACTTTTACCAGGGCATTCCGAGCAATAATGCATCTTGGTGCAAGAAGCAGTACAACTGAAAAAAATGTGGAATTTCTAATGGAAAACAACTATAACTATACAAAGGAGCTGGCGAAATACTGCCTTGCAAATAATGTCAGATTTATATATGCATCAAGTGCAGCAACCTATGGTGATGGATCGCGGGGTTTCTCTGACGAGCACGCTCTTATTCCTCTGTTAAGGCCTTTAAATGCCTATGGATACTCCAAGCAGATATTTGATTTATGGGCATTAAAAAATGGATTTCTTGATAAAATAGTTGGGTTAAAATATTTTAATGTTTACGGTCCAGGAGAATGGCATAAAGGTGAAATGAGAAGTATGGTTCTTAAAGCCTACGAGCAGATAAAAAAAGACAAGAAAATAAAACTCTTTAAATCCTATAACACTCTATATAAAGATGGCGAACAATTGAGGGATTTTATTTATGTTAAAGATGCTGTTGAAATGACTATATTTTTTCTTGAAAAAACGGAATTAAATGGAATTTTTAATGTTGGAACAGGAATTGCACGTTCATGGAATGATCTGGCAAATGCTGTTTTTTCTGCTCTTAGGATGCAGCCTGAAATTGAATATATTGATATGCCTGAAGAAATCAAAAATAAATATCAATATTTTACAAAAGCTGAAATGACCAAGCTGAAATCAGCAGGTTATAATAACCCAACATTTTCTCTTGAAGATGCGGTAAGAGATTACATATTAAACTATCTTGAAAAATGCTAA
- a CDS encoding class II aldolase/adducin family protein yields MKWKKEREEIVKYTKQIYKKGFVTAHSGNISLRVGDKLILITPSSKSYEKLKSSDIVEINFEGNIIDGHKMPSSEYKLHVEIYKSRKDVNAVIHTHSIFACTMAALNLSLPVILDEQKEFLGGEISVANYAPSGTDDLAIESVKALADKKAVFLSKHGAVTVGQNINEAFYTSALLEKLCQIYLFIVLTQKQI; encoded by the coding sequence ATGAAATGGAAAAAAGAAAGAGAAGAAATAGTAAAATATACAAAACAAATCTATAAAAAAGGCTTTGTTACAGCACACAGCGGTAATATAAGTCTGAGAGTGGGAGATAAACTTATTTTAATTACTCCAAGTTCCAAATCCTACGAAAAACTTAAATCCTCTGATATTGTTGAGATTAATTTTGAAGGGAATATAATAGATGGACATAAAATGCCTTCGTCTGAATATAAACTTCATGTTGAAATTTACAAATCAAGAAAAGATGTAAATGCAGTAATTCATACACATTCAATTTTTGCCTGTACAATGGCAGCTTTAAATCTATCTCTTCCTGTTATTCTTGATGAACAAAAAGAGTTTCTTGGAGGAGAAATCAGTGTTGCAAATTATGCTCCTTCAGGTACTGATGATCTTGCAATTGAATCTGTCAAAGCATTGGCAGATAAAAAAGCTGTTTTTTTATCAAAGCATGGCGCAGTTACAGTTGGCCAAAATATCAATGAAGCATTTTATACATCTGCACTTCTTGAAAAACTCTGCCAGATTTATCTGTTCATAGTTTTAACTCAGAAACAGATTTAG
- a CDS encoding HEAT repeat domain-containing protein produces the protein MRSFLKMVFLLLILFPLNLVYAYTMDDLFNELDTPQWSEKVSDPAFIEKFKNPDMVSTVINFTDTGKYHWRYRLRAIKLLGSIGTPQAKKALLDRFQDYFFHRDCPALKSYLADALGNFKPEMRLIEVLKEGLKDPELLVREAAARSLGKLRMPESIKYLKEAFLSEKSMAVKIAIVNALKEIDTPEAKNFIIQIASETNNRELINALGGSI, from the coding sequence ATGAGAAGCTTTTTAAAAATGGTTTTTTTATTATTAATTCTTTTTCCTCTTAATCTTGTGTATGCCTATACAATGGATGATCTATTTAACGAATTGGATACTCCTCAATGGAGCGAAAAGGTATCTGATCCTGCTTTTATAGAAAAATTTAAAAATCCTGATATGGTATCCACTGTTATAAACTTTACAGATACTGGAAAATATCACTGGCGATATAGACTCAGAGCAATAAAACTTCTTGGAAGTATTGGAACTCCTCAGGCTAAGAAAGCTTTATTAGACAGGTTTCAGGATTATTTCTTTCATCGTGACTGTCCTGCTTTAAAATCTTATTTAGCAGATGCACTGGGAAATTTTAAACCAGAAATGAGATTAATTGAAGTTCTGAAAGAGGGTTTAAAAGACCCTGAACTGCTAGTTCGAGAAGCCGCAGCTCGGTCCCTTGGAAAGCTCAGGATGCCTGAGTCTATAAAGTATCTGAAAGAGGCTTTCTTATCCGAAAAAAGTATGGCAGTGAAAATAGCCATTGTTAATGCATTAAAAGAGATAGATACACCAGAGGCAAAAAACTTTATAATCCAGATAGCATCTGAGACAAATAACAGGGAGTTAATAAATGCTCTTGGAGGCTCTATATAA
- a CDS encoding metallophosphoesterase family protein, which produces MLLEALYNPDLLEKLDPDGIIEVFEATTEILKQEPPYVKLNYFEGEAVFAGDTHGDFSTTKYIIKKFLTNKTEQYLIFLGDYIDREPEPEGSLYNLLYLCLLKINIPDRVFLLKGNHEAHYSVFCYPYAFDRELIEIFGNFGIKIHRAAVSLFKEMPLMIKTTNGVIASHAGFPLHGQEINDKSRQDLIIDILWSDADISPMFRGFGIPKFTEDQLIHFLKTYNASCFIRGHDYNVAGKSIYSNRCITVFTCRRYSSIAGIKIARVDLAKKINDAAGVILEEISPSFDTLL; this is translated from the coding sequence ATGCTCTTGGAGGCTCTATATAATCCAGATTTGTTAGAAAAATTGGATCCAGATGGAATTATTGAAGTCTTTGAAGCAACAACAGAAATTCTTAAACAAGAGCCTCCATATGTGAAACTTAACTATTTTGAAGGTGAAGCAGTTTTTGCAGGAGATACACATGGAGATTTTTCAACCACAAAATATATTATAAAAAAGTTTCTCACCAATAAAACTGAACAATATCTGATATTTCTCGGAGATTATATTGACAGAGAGCCTGAACCTGAAGGTTCTCTTTATAATCTTCTTTATTTATGCTTGCTTAAAATAAACATTCCTGATAGAGTTTTTCTTTTAAAGGGTAACCATGAAGCTCACTATTCAGTTTTTTGTTATCCCTACGCGTTTGACCGAGAACTTATAGAAATATTTGGAAATTTTGGAATAAAAATTCACCGCGCTGCTGTATCTCTTTTTAAAGAAATGCCATTGATGATAAAAACAACCAATGGAGTTATAGCATCCCATGCAGGATTTCCTCTTCATGGGCAGGAGATTAATGATAAATCAAGACAGGATTTAATTATAGATATACTATGGTCTGATGCTGATATATCTCCTATGTTTCGAGGATTTGGAATTCCCAAATTCACAGAAGATCAGCTTATTCATTTTTTAAAAACTTATAATGCATCCTGCTTTATAAGAGGACATGATTACAATGTTGCGGGTAAATCTATTTATTCAAACAGATGTATAACAGTATTTACCTGCCGAAGATATTCGTCAATTGCCGGTATAAAAATAGCAAGAGTTGATTTAGCAAAAAAAATCAATGACGCAGCCGGTGTTATTTTAGAAGAAATCAGCCCTTCTTTTGATACATTGCTATGA
- a CDS encoding DUF6485 family protein, whose translation MECKIERNRKICTCSYEGCERNGICCDCIAYHRKRRELPACYFTPEVEATYDRSIERFIAMYQKKG comes from the coding sequence ATGGAATGCAAGATTGAACGAAACAGAAAAATATGTACATGTAGTTATGAAGGCTGTGAAAGAAATGGCATATGTTGCGATTGTATTGCCTATCACAGGAAAAGACGAGAACTTCCTGCATGTTACTTTACACCAGAGGTCGAGGCTACATATGACAGAAGTATTGAAAGATTCATAGCAATGTATCAAAAGAAGGGCTGA